One Fusobacterium perfoetens genomic region harbors:
- a CDS encoding MalY/PatB family protein, with protein MKKYNFDEGVNRRGTDAKKFDPSLCPSDVLPFWIADTDFPSPDEVKEALIKRAEMGHYGYPYIDSAFEESIARWYKVRHNTVLNPKYIDFSPCVIPAMIWCVEEFSSVGDKVLLQTPVYPPFHDLVKNNGRQLVYNEMNLINGRYEIDFEDLEKKLKDPKVKIMFVCNPQNPTGRCFTREELVKIGELCLANDVMIGVDEIHADIVFDGLEFIPFCSISEEFAMNSVTFINPAKTFNVAGFRTAAWFTHSKKIYDRMINQQTYAKGMGRNIFGNEALMACYNHGDSYADQCVAYLNETRDEVVDYINKNIPGVHAIKPEATFMTWLDCRELGFKTQQELKDFMFKEAKILLNDGTTFGAKEGFGFMRFNFASPRHIVMEGVHRLEKAVKELKKD; from the coding sequence ATGAAAAAATATAATTTTGATGAAGGTGTAAACAGAAGAGGAACTGACGCTAAAAAATTTGACCCATCTTTATGTCCAAGCGATGTATTACCATTCTGGATTGCTGATACAGATTTCCCAAGTCCAGATGAAGTAAAAGAAGCTTTAATAAAAAGAGCTGAAATGGGACATTATGGATATCCATATATAGATTCTGCTTTTGAAGAAAGTATTGCAAGATGGTACAAAGTAAGACATAACACAGTATTAAATCCAAAATACATTGATTTCTCTCCATGCGTTATCCCAGCAATGATATGGTGCGTAGAAGAGTTCTCAAGTGTTGGAGATAAAGTTTTATTACAAACTCCAGTATATCCACCATTCCATGATTTAGTAAAAAATAATGGAAGACAATTAGTATACAATGAAATGAATTTAATCAATGGTCGTTATGAAATAGACTTTGAAGACTTAGAGAAAAAATTAAAAGATCCTAAAGTAAAAATTATGTTTGTATGTAACCCTCAAAACCCAACAGGAAGATGTTTTACAAGAGAAGAACTTGTAAAAATCGGAGAGTTATGTCTAGCTAACGATGTAATGATTGGAGTAGATGAAATTCACGCGGATATCGTATTTGATGGATTAGAATTCATTCCATTCTGCTCAATCTCTGAAGAATTCGCTATGAACTCTGTAACATTCATCAACCCAGCAAAAACATTCAATGTTGCAGGATTCAGAACAGCTGCATGGTTCACTCATAGCAAAAAAATCTATGACAGAATGATAAATCAACAAACTTATGCAAAAGGAATGGGAAGAAACATATTTGGTAACGAAGCTTTAATGGCTTGCTATAACCATGGAGATTCTTATGCAGATCAATGTGTTGCTTACTTAAATGAAACAAGAGATGAAGTTGTAGATTATATAAATAAAAATATCCCAGGAGTACATGCTATAAAACCTGAAGCAACATTTATGACATGGCTTGACTGTAGAGAATTAGGATTTAAAACTCAACAAGAATTAAAAGACTTCATGTTCAAAGAAGCTAAAATACTTTTAAATGATGGAACAACTTTCGGAGCAAAAGAAGGATTTGGATTCATGAGATTTAACTTCGCTTCTCCTAGACATATTGTTATGGAAGG